In Daucus carota subsp. sativus chromosome 4, DH1 v3.0, whole genome shotgun sequence, one DNA window encodes the following:
- the LOC108192396 gene encoding succinate dehydrogenase subunit 7A, mitochondrial: MAFLHNRPIFSPLRSHSQKTADFLCESRRGTHTETAPGAREKALLAPDPALDRFKSYKKSVKRVKKIGDVLTVVVVAGCCYELYVRATTRK; this comes from the exons ATGGCTTTCCTACACAACAGACCTATCTTCTCCCCCCTGCGATCTCATTCTCAg AAAACGGCGGATTTTTTATGTGAATCGAGGAGGGGAACACACACAGAAACAGCGCCAGGTGCTCGCGAGAAGGCT CTATTAGCACCCGATCCTGCTCTAGATCGATTTAAATCATACAAGAAGAGTGTGAAGCGTGTTAAGAAGATAGGAGATGTTCTCACTGTCGTCGTTGTTGCTG gatgttGCTACGAGTTATATGTAAGAGCTACAACGCGGAAATAA